One region of Longimicrobium sp. genomic DNA includes:
- a CDS encoding methyl-accepting chemotaxis protein produces MRTTPLDFDELFARERWTVLRERHRQAIGTRWIMVGISFGLAAVGHFTGALEITLTEAAILAGTSALLNGAAVLAAWRNRFAPWQFWVMQSSDTLMIALLAAFLGTHGYLVLPFLVFATGAYALGMPVAARVLLLQSLVAYPIARWVGMTDQPAAARAVIAVEAFFLLCISWLAMQGPLAYTRRLQRVRKALARAQEGDFTGRLPDRYLDDIGFLSVSVNAMSQTVGDMVRQIQEHSASLASLSDTLASTAAGVQDAARVIGEATSAAAEEADQQLALVARGEESVSAIASASAQLRSEAARSADTAHGLRGEAQEHARRVDRAGGLLVELSDDYRRLEGAVDALEAAGARVSVFVEAIQEIAEQTNLLALNAAIEAARAGEQGRGFAVVAGEVRQLAAQSAASAAEVAGVVGETSAALAEVRGRLHAGSERIGGVGAVAGAGTESLGSIIQGLERTVEFIDRITADVDQQAGAMEALRDDVSRIRVIAGAAQDRARLAAAAAGHQHGAMEQLAATSARTAQTAGTLSGLAAQFRAGDAAPAEEMADEAVGEGQVSRVPPRLVAEPRPA; encoded by the coding sequence GTGCGCACGACTCCCTTGGATTTCGACGAGCTTTTTGCGCGCGAGCGCTGGACGGTGCTGCGCGAACGCCACCGCCAGGCCATCGGCACGCGCTGGATCATGGTGGGCATCTCCTTTGGCCTGGCCGCCGTCGGGCACTTCACCGGCGCGCTGGAGATCACCCTCACGGAAGCCGCCATCCTGGCGGGCACCTCGGCCCTCCTGAACGGCGCCGCGGTGCTCGCCGCGTGGCGCAACCGGTTCGCGCCCTGGCAGTTCTGGGTCATGCAGTCGTCCGACACGCTCATGATCGCCCTGCTGGCGGCCTTCCTGGGAACGCACGGCTACCTGGTGCTCCCCTTCCTGGTGTTCGCCACCGGCGCCTACGCGCTGGGAATGCCGGTGGCCGCGCGCGTGCTGCTGCTGCAGTCGCTGGTGGCCTATCCCATCGCGCGGTGGGTGGGGATGACGGACCAGCCCGCCGCCGCCCGGGCGGTGATCGCCGTGGAAGCCTTCTTCCTGCTCTGCATCAGCTGGCTGGCCATGCAGGGACCGCTGGCCTACACGCGCCGGCTGCAGCGCGTGCGCAAGGCGCTGGCGCGCGCGCAGGAGGGCGACTTCACCGGCCGCCTTCCCGACCGCTACCTGGACGACATCGGCTTCCTGTCCGTGTCCGTCAACGCCATGTCGCAGACGGTGGGCGACATGGTCCGCCAGATCCAGGAGCACTCCGCCTCGCTCGCCTCCCTTTCCGACACGCTGGCCTCCACCGCGGCCGGGGTGCAGGACGCCGCCCGGGTAATCGGCGAGGCGACGTCGGCCGCGGCCGAAGAGGCCGACCAGCAGCTGGCCCTGGTGGCGCGCGGCGAAGAGTCGGTATCCGCCATCGCCAGCGCGAGCGCCCAGCTCCGCTCCGAGGCGGCGCGCTCCGCCGACACCGCGCACGGGCTGCGCGGCGAGGCCCAGGAGCACGCGCGGCGGGTGGACCGGGCGGGCGGGCTGCTGGTGGAGTTGAGCGACGACTACCGCCGGCTGGAGGGCGCGGTAGACGCGCTGGAAGCGGCGGGGGCGCGGGTCAGCGTCTTCGTGGAGGCCATCCAGGAAATCGCCGAGCAGACCAACCTGCTGGCGCTGAACGCGGCCATCGAGGCGGCACGCGCGGGCGAGCAGGGGCGCGGCTTCGCCGTGGTGGCGGGCGAGGTCCGGCAGCTGGCGGCGCAGTCCGCGGCCTCCGCCGCCGAGGTGGCGGGGGTGGTGGGAGAAACGTCGGCGGCGCTGGCCGAGGTGCGCGGCCGGCTTCACGCCGGGAGCGAGCGCATCGGCGGGGTGGGCGCGGTGGCGGGGGCGGGAACGGAGTCGCTGGGGTCCATCATCCAGGGGCTGGAGCGCACGGTGGAGTTCATCGACCGCATTACCGCCGACGTCGACCAGCAGGCCGGGGCCATGGAGGCGCTGCGCGACGACGTGTCGCGCATCCGCGTGATCGCCGGCGCGGCGCAGGACCGCGCGCGGCTGGCCGCGGCGGCCGCGGGGCACCAGCACGGCGCCATGGAGCAGCTTGCCGCCACCAGCGCCCGCACGGCCCAGACGGCGGGAACGCTCAGCGGCCTGGCCGCGCAGTTCCGCGCCGGTGACGCCGCGCCGGCTGAGGAGATGGCGGATGAAGCCGTGGGGGAAGGCCAAGTGTCCCGCGTTCCGCCGCGGCTGGTTGCCGAGCCGAGGCCCGCGTGA
- a CDS encoding pyridoxal phosphate-dependent decarboxylase family protein has translation MTDRSRPRGADMPPEEFRRHAHAAVDWMADYLANVGELPVLSPVRPGETAAKLPPSAPRHGEAVEDILRDFRDVIVPGVTHWNHPSFFAYFAITGSGPGIIGEMLTAALNTNAMLWRTGPAQTELEERTLDWLRQLMGLPDGLHGTIHDTASISTLIALAAAREAAGLGVREEGLSGRDLPRLRVYASREVHSSIDKAGVTLGIGMQGTRKIDTDGEFRMDPAALEAAIEQDRAAGIRPLAVVATTGTTSTSSIDPVRRIAEVCRRLDVWLHVDAAYGGSAALVPEMRHVLDGAELADSLVVNPHKWMFVPVDCSVLYTRRPDVVRRAFSVVPEYLLTPEGESVTNLMDYGPALGKRFRALKLWMVLRYFGAEGMAERIREHCRLARELARWIGAEPGWEVMAPVPLSLVVFRHRPHGMSDERVDALNERIMAAVNATGRAYLSHTRVNGRVVLRFAIGNLGTTEEHVRDAWKLLREAASAEAASS, from the coding sequence ATGACCGACCGCTCCCGCCCGCGCGGCGCCGACATGCCGCCCGAGGAGTTTCGCAGGCACGCGCACGCCGCCGTGGACTGGATGGCCGACTACCTGGCCAACGTCGGCGAGCTTCCCGTGCTGTCGCCGGTGCGCCCGGGCGAAACCGCGGCGAAGCTGCCGCCTTCCGCGCCCCGGCACGGCGAGGCGGTGGAGGACATCCTCCGCGACTTCCGCGACGTGATCGTTCCCGGCGTCACCCACTGGAACCACCCGTCGTTCTTCGCCTACTTCGCCATCACCGGCTCCGGCCCCGGCATCATCGGGGAGATGCTGACGGCGGCGCTGAACACCAACGCCATGCTCTGGCGCACCGGCCCCGCGCAGACGGAGCTGGAGGAGCGGACGCTCGACTGGCTGCGGCAGCTGATGGGGCTCCCCGACGGACTGCATGGCACCATTCACGACACCGCATCGATCAGCACGCTCATCGCCCTGGCCGCCGCGCGCGAGGCCGCCGGGCTGGGCGTGCGCGAAGAGGGATTGAGCGGGCGCGACCTTCCCCGGCTGCGCGTGTACGCCTCGCGCGAGGTGCACTCGTCCATCGACAAGGCGGGCGTCACCCTGGGGATCGGGATGCAGGGAACGCGGAAGATCGACACTGACGGGGAGTTCCGGATGGATCCCGCCGCGCTGGAAGCCGCCATCGAGCAGGACCGCGCGGCGGGAATCCGCCCCCTGGCCGTGGTCGCCACCACGGGAACCACCTCCACCAGCAGCATCGACCCCGTCCGCCGCATCGCCGAGGTGTGCCGCCGGCTGGACGTGTGGCTTCACGTGGATGCCGCGTACGGCGGATCGGCGGCGCTCGTCCCCGAGATGCGGCACGTGCTGGACGGCGCCGAGCTGGCCGACTCGCTCGTCGTGAATCCGCACAAGTGGATGTTCGTTCCGGTAGACTGCTCCGTGCTTTACACGCGCCGCCCCGACGTCGTGCGCCGCGCCTTTTCCGTCGTCCCCGAGTACCTGCTGACCCCCGAGGGCGAGTCCGTCACCAACCTGATGGATTACGGGCCCGCCCTGGGCAAGCGGTTCCGCGCGCTGAAGCTGTGGATGGTGCTGCGCTACTTCGGCGCCGAGGGAATGGCGGAGCGCATCCGCGAGCACTGCCGCCTGGCGCGGGAGCTGGCCAGGTGGATCGGGGCGGAGCCGGGGTGGGAGGTGATGGCCCCCGTGCCGCTGAGCCTGGTCGTATTCCGCCACCGCCCGCACGGGATGAGCGACGAGCGGGTGGATGCCCTGAACGAGCGCATCATGGCCGCCGTGAACGCCACGGGCCGCGCCTACCTCAGCCACACGCGGGTGAACGGGCGGGTGGTGCTGCGGTTCGCCATCGGCAACCTGGGAACGACGGAGGAGCACGTGCGCGATGCGTGGAAGCTGCTGCGCGAAGCCGCATCCGCCGAAGCGGCAAGTTCTTGA